In Acidobacteriota bacterium, the DNA window TTGGCGTCCGCGATCTGGAGGACCTGGAGCATCTTGAGCAGGTCCTCCTTGCGGATGCCGGTCCCCAGCTCGACCGATTCGATATCGGCGTAGAAATCCTCGTGCAGCGTCCGGCCGTCCTTGACGCGGCCGTACGTCGCCTTTTCGATCAGGACCGACTGGTTCCGGACCAGGAACTGCACGATGGCGATATCGCGGGGCCCCCACCCCAGGCGGGCGAGAAAATCCTTCGCGAGCAGCGCCGAAATTTCGGGATGGATCAGGTGTCCGAGATAGTTTCTCGCCTCCCGCGTATCCAGCCCGAAAAAGGGGTAGGTTTCCTTCAGGATGGAGGCGTTGCGCTCCCGGTTCCTGCTCCACTCGGCCGCCAGCCCGTACCAGAGCCGGAGGTGCATCCCCCTGATGATGGCCACCTCCCCCAGGTCGTGAAAGAGCAGCGCCGTGTTGATCCAGAGCGTGGAGCCCCGCCGCGCCTCCGGGTCCCGGTACTCCTCCGCGCCGAAACTATGGATCCACCCGAACGCGTGCCGGACGGCTTCGAACGTATGCTCCATCAGGGGCATGGGACGATAGATGTTCGGGTCCTTTTCGGGCAGGTTCTCCTCGAAGGCGGCGAGTTCGGGGATGAGGCTCTCCAGCCTGCGGGTGCGGACGGCGCGCTCGAAGGCGCGCGGATCGGTCATGACCCTGGCGAACTCCTCCCCCGGGGGTCTCTCCCCGCGAAGGTGCTCCGCCAGGTGGGCTATGACGTGTCTCATCGGTGAAGGGTGTCCCCGCCGCGGATCACTTTCTCTTGAGCATCCGGTCGAGGCCGGCGAAGGGGTTGTAGGTGGAGACGGTCGCCTGGGCGCCCGTGGGGGCCGGCCCCTCCGACCAGTCGGCCACGGAGTGGCGCGCGTGTTCGTTCTCGTGGCACCAGACGCACAGCAACTCCCAGTTGCTGCCGTCGGGGGGGTTGTTGTCGTGATCGTGGTCCCGGTGGTGCACCGTGAGCTCGCGCAGCCGCTTCCCCTCGAATTCCCGCCCGCAGCGCCCGCACACGGGCGGGTACAGCCGGAGCGCCTGCTCGCGGTACCCCTGCATCCGCAGGTCCCGCTCGCGCCGGAGCCGGGCGATGAATTCGCGATCGTTGACTCCCGTATCGTTGGCCATAATCAAAAAGGGGACAGTCACCAGTGTCCCCCTCTGATTATACAGGAAATGATGGAGGGGGACACTGGTGACTGTCCCCATGCTATAATCGGGGTTTTGCAGAGGTGACTATGAAACCGATCAGGGTGGGGCTGCTGGGGCTGGGAACCGTCGGGGCGGGGGTGGCCAAGGTCTGCCGGACGCACCGGGAGGAACTGGAGGAGAAGGTCGGCGCTCCCGTCGTCCTGGGCGCCGTGGTCGATCAGGACATCACCACCCCCCGCGACGGGCTCGACCTGGAAGGGCTCCCCCTCGGCCGGGACGTCTCCAGGATCCTCGACGACCCCTCGATCGACATCGTGGTCGAACTGATCGGGGGGCTCGAACCGGCGCGCGCCTTCATCCTCCGGGCGCTGGCCAACGGGAAGCACGTCGTGACGGCCAACAAGGCGCTGCTGGCCACCCACGGCGAGGAGCTCTTCGCCGAGGCCCGCCGCCGGGGGTGCATGCTGGCTTTCGAGGCCGCGGTGGCCGGGGGGATCCCCCTGATCCGCTCGGTGAAGGAGGGGCTGGCCGCCAACCGGATCACCTCCCTGTACGGCATCGTCAACGGCACCTCCAACTACATCCTGAGCAAAATGACGGACGAGGGCCTGGAGTTCGGCCGCGTCCTGGCCGAGGCCCAGGCCGAGGGGTACGCCGAGGCCGACCCCACCTTCGACGTCGAGGGGATCGATTCGGCCCACAAGCTGCAGATCCTGGCGACGCTGGCCTTCCGCACCTCCGTGGGGCTCGGGGAGATCTACGTGGAGGGGATCACCCGGGTCACGCCGGAGGACATCGCCCTCGCGCACGAAATGGGGTTCCGCATCAAGCTGCTGGCCATCGCGAAATCGTCCGACGGCCGGCTCGAGCTGCGCGTGCACCCCACCATGATCCCCGAGTCCTCCCCGATGTCGGCGGTCTCCGGGGTATTCAACGCCGTCTTCCTCAGCGGCGACGTCGTCAACGACCTGATGTTCTACGGCCGGGGGGCCGGGCAGTTCCCCACCGCGTCCTCCGTCTGGGCCGACATCGTGGAGATCGCCCGCCGGCTGGCGGCCGGCCAGGCCGCCGTCCCCCAGGACCTCCCGGTCCTGGGGCGCACGCCGCTCGCGCTGAAGCCGATCGAGGAGGTTGCCTCCTCCTACTATCTCAACGTGTCCGCCCTCGACCGGCCGGGCGTCCTCGCCCAGGTCGCGGGCATCCTCGGCAGGCACGACATCAGCATCGCCAACGTCATCCAGAAGGTACACCAGAAGGCCAAGGCCGTACCGGTCGTGATGATGACGCACGAGGCGCGGGAGGGGAACATGCGGAAGGCGCTCGCGGAGATCGACTCCCTCCCCGTCATCGTCGCCCCCACGCGCATGATCCGCGTCGAGGAATCCTGAGACCGTCGATGATCGAGGAGGCCGCCATGACGCGTCGAAACGGGGACCCTGGCGAAGGCGTCCCGACGCCCCCCGGCAAACCATCCGCCCGGGCGCGAAAAATCCATGTCGAGGGGAACCGGGGGATCCGGGTGCCGATGCGCGAGGTCCTGCTCGAACCGACCCGATGCCCCGGGGGCGCGCTCGAGGAGAACCCGCCGGTCCGGCTCTACGACACCTCCGGCCCCTACACCGACCCCGCAGCCGCCATCGATCTCGAGCGGGGGCTCCCCGCCCTGCGCGCCGAATGGATCCGCGGCCGCGCGGGCTGCGACATCTCCGGACCGGGGCTCCCCCGGGCGGGCGGCGCCCCCGGCATCGCCTTCCCCGCGCGCCGCCAGGTCCTGCGGGGACGCTCCGCGGTGACCCAGATGCACTACGCCCGGCGGGGGGAGGTGACGCCCGAAATGGAGTTCGTCGCGGTGCGGGAAGGGGCCGGGCCCGAATTCGTGCGGGCGGAGGTCGCCGCGGGCCGCGCCGTCATCCCGGCCAACATCAATCACCCCGAGCTCGAACCGGCCGTCATCGGCCGCAACTTCCTGGTCAAGATCAACGCCAACATCGGCAACTCGGCCGTCGGTTCCTCCATCGCGGAGGAAGTCGAAAAGATGACGTGGGCCATCCGCTGGGGGGCCGACACGGTCATGGATCTCTCCACCGGCGAAAACATCCACGAGACCCGGGAGTGGATCGTCCGGAATTCGCCCGTGCCGATCGGCACCGTCCCCGTCTACCAGGCGCTGGAAAAGGTGGGGGGGGCCGCCGAAGAGCTCACCTGGGACATCTTCCGGGACACCCTCGTGGAGCAGGCGGAGCAGGGGGTGGATTACTTCACCATCCACGCGGGCGTCCTGCTGCGCCACATTCCCCTCGCCGCGGGGCGGCTGACGGGCATCGTCAGCCGCGGCGGGTCGATCCTGGCCAAGTGGTGCCTCGCGCACAACGAGGAGAATTTCCTCTACACCCGTTTCGACGACATCTGCGACATCATGAGGGCGTACGACGTCACCTTCTCCCTCGGGGACGGGCTGCGCCCCGGGTCGCTGGCCGACGCGAACGACCGGGCGCAGTTCGCCGAACTGGACACCCTGGGCGAACTGACCCGGAGGGCCTGGGAGCGGGAGTGCCAGGTGATGGTCGAGGGCCCGGGCCACGTCCCGCTCGACCGGATCAGGGAAAACGCGGAGCGCGAGGACTCCGTCTGCCACGGCGCCCCCTTTTACACCCTCGGCCCGCTGGTCACCGACGCCGCCCCCGGCTACGACCACATCACCAGCGCCATCGGCGCCGCCATGATCGGCTGGTTCGGCGCCGCCATGCTGTGCTACGTCACCCCCAAGGAGCATCTCGGACTGCCGAACAAAAAGGACGTCAAGGACGGCGTCATCGCCCACAAGATCGCGGCCCACGCCGCCGACGTCGCCCGCGGCCGCCCGGGGGCGCGCGCTCTCGACGACGCCCTGTCGAAGGCGCGCTTCGAATTCCGCTGGGAGGACCAGTTCAACCTCTCGTTCGACCCGGAGACCGCGCGGGAGTTCCACGACGAGACCCTTCCCCAGGATTCGTCCAAGGCGGCTCATTTCTGCAGCATGTGCGGCCCGCGCTTCTGCTCCATGCAGATCACCCGGGACGTGCGGGAATACGCGGCCGGGGGGACCCCCCGGCCCGGGGTCCGGGGAGAAGAGGCAGGAATTCCCTAGCGCATCCAGCGCGCGGAGGTCCAGCCG includes these proteins:
- a CDS encoding HNH nuclease family protein, coding for MANDTGVNDREFIARLRRERDLRMQGYREQALRLYPPVCGRCGREFEGKRLRELTVHHRDHDHDNNPPDGSNWELLCVWCHENEHARHSVADWSEGPAPTGAQATVSTYNPFAGLDRMLKRK
- a CDS encoding homoserine dehydrogenase, encoding MKPIRVGLLGLGTVGAGVAKVCRTHREELEEKVGAPVVLGAVVDQDITTPRDGLDLEGLPLGRDVSRILDDPSIDIVVELIGGLEPARAFILRALANGKHVVTANKALLATHGEELFAEARRRGCMLAFEAAVAGGIPLIRSVKEGLAANRITSLYGIVNGTSNYILSKMTDEGLEFGRVLAEAQAEGYAEADPTFDVEGIDSAHKLQILATLAFRTSVGLGEIYVEGITRVTPEDIALAHEMGFRIKLLAIAKSSDGRLELRVHPTMIPESSPMSAVSGVFNAVFLSGDVVNDLMFYGRGAGQFPTASSVWADIVEIARRLAAGQAAVPQDLPVLGRTPLALKPIEEVASSYYLNVSALDRPGVLAQVAGILGRHDISIANVIQKVHQKAKAVPVVMMTHEAREGNMRKALAEIDSLPVIVAPTRMIRVEES
- the thiC gene encoding phosphomethylpyrimidine synthase ThiC; its protein translation is MTRRNGDPGEGVPTPPGKPSARARKIHVEGNRGIRVPMREVLLEPTRCPGGALEENPPVRLYDTSGPYTDPAAAIDLERGLPALRAEWIRGRAGCDISGPGLPRAGGAPGIAFPARRQVLRGRSAVTQMHYARRGEVTPEMEFVAVREGAGPEFVRAEVAAGRAVIPANINHPELEPAVIGRNFLVKINANIGNSAVGSSIAEEVEKMTWAIRWGADTVMDLSTGENIHETREWIVRNSPVPIGTVPVYQALEKVGGAAEELTWDIFRDTLVEQAEQGVDYFTIHAGVLLRHIPLAAGRLTGIVSRGGSILAKWCLAHNEENFLYTRFDDICDIMRAYDVTFSLGDGLRPGSLADANDRAQFAELDTLGELTRRAWERECQVMVEGPGHVPLDRIRENAEREDSVCHGAPFYTLGPLVTDAAPGYDHITSAIGAAMIGWFGAAMLCYVTPKEHLGLPNKKDVKDGVIAHKIAAHAADVARGRPGARALDDALSKARFEFRWEDQFNLSFDPETAREFHDETLPQDSSKAAHFCSMCGPRFCSMQITRDVREYAAGGTPRPGVRGEEAGIP